The proteins below come from a single Arthrobacter crystallopoietes genomic window:
- a CDS encoding tripartite tricarboxylate transporter TctB family protein: MTSPHGDGSNLGGSDVRAAAEAGSVLDDLTPEQLAAEWDEDKPPAAGPLANIAAAAVVVVIGVAGIFLSLTMGLGTPEAPEPGMWPFIISVVLVVLAAALAVFGRNMLDAEKFSSSSWAVLAGVGTLIGFVLLVGTIGFEIPSLLLTFVWLRFLGKETWRMSTVLSFAVVAAFYLIFVVALGVPVPHLF; encoded by the coding sequence GTGACATCACCACACGGTGATGGCTCCAACCTCGGCGGCAGCGACGTTCGCGCTGCCGCCGAGGCGGGCTCCGTACTCGATGATCTGACGCCGGAGCAGCTCGCGGCCGAATGGGACGAGGACAAGCCCCCCGCAGCAGGCCCGCTGGCCAACATTGCGGCGGCCGCCGTCGTCGTCGTTATTGGCGTTGCCGGTATCTTCCTGTCCCTAACCATGGGGCTGGGGACGCCCGAGGCGCCGGAACCGGGCATGTGGCCGTTCATCATCAGCGTGGTGCTGGTTGTCCTGGCTGCCGCGTTGGCGGTCTTCGGCCGGAACATGCTGGACGCCGAGAAGTTCTCCTCCTCGAGCTGGGCCGTGCTCGCCGGGGTCGGCACGCTGATCGGCTTCGTGCTGCTGGTGGGAACCATCGGTTTCGAGATCCCGTCCCTGCTGCTGACGTTCGTCTGGCTGAGGTTCCTGGGCAAGGAAACCTGGCGGATGTCCACGGTGCTCAGCTTCGCCGTTGTCGCGGCCTTCTACCTGATCTTCGTCGTGGCCCTCGGCGTGCCCGTCCCGCATTTGTTCTAG
- a CDS encoding Bug family tripartite tricarboxylate transporter substrate binding protein: protein MFASKLTRRAAVSASAGLALALSLSACGGNVSDSGAAADGSEFPSGPVTLTIGQDPGGSTDRIGRALAENAADPLGVAIPVVNKPGANGALATKEVAGMEPDGQNLILLNASLITITPLAVSEDEAVSLDDVEVITGISQDDYVLVANADSGLKTMEDITSADKKFNFATTGVGTGSQLAQALLFKQAEVEGTDVPFDGGSPAMTALLGNQVDLATIQLGEAMPQIEAGKLTPIVTFSEERNQYLPDTPTAIEAGYDVPVSQYRAVAAPKGTPEPVIAELKEAFTAAFESEKYKEFNEQNLFTPTQIDGEQLAEDWKGYAEKYKALTEEYGIDLGGEK, encoded by the coding sequence ATGTTCGCATCCAAGCTCACCCGCCGCGCGGCCGTGTCCGCCAGCGCGGGCCTGGCGCTTGCCCTGAGCCTGTCCGCCTGCGGCGGGAACGTTTCCGATTCCGGGGCGGCCGCAGACGGCAGCGAGTTTCCGTCCGGTCCCGTGACCTTGACCATCGGCCAGGACCCGGGCGGCAGCACCGACCGGATCGGCCGTGCCCTGGCAGAGAACGCCGCGGATCCGCTGGGCGTGGCCATTCCCGTGGTCAACAAGCCCGGGGCCAACGGCGCCCTGGCCACCAAGGAAGTTGCCGGCATGGAACCGGACGGCCAGAACCTGATTCTGCTCAACGCCTCCCTGATCACCATTACGCCGCTCGCCGTCAGCGAGGACGAAGCGGTCTCGCTGGATGACGTCGAAGTCATCACCGGTATCTCCCAGGACGACTACGTACTGGTAGCCAACGCGGATTCCGGCCTGAAGACCATGGAGGACATCACCAGCGCCGACAAGAAGTTCAACTTCGCCACCACCGGCGTTGGCACCGGCAGCCAACTGGCCCAGGCGCTGCTGTTCAAGCAGGCCGAGGTTGAGGGAACCGACGTTCCGTTCGACGGCGGTTCCCCGGCCATGACCGCCCTGCTGGGCAACCAGGTGGATCTGGCGACCATCCAGCTCGGCGAGGCCATGCCGCAGATCGAGGCCGGCAAGCTGACCCCGATCGTGACCTTCTCCGAAGAGCGCAACCAGTACCTGCCCGACACACCCACAGCCATCGAGGCCGGCTACGACGTTCCGGTGTCCCAGTACCGTGCGGTCGCCGCACCGAAGGGCACCCCGGAGCCGGTCATCGCGGAGCTGAAGGAAGCCTTCACCGCCGCGTTCGAGTCGGAGAAGTACAAGGAGTTCAACGAGCAGAATCTGTTCACTCCGACCCAGATCGACGGCGAGCAGCTGGCCGAAGACTGGAAGGGCTACGCCGAGAAGTACAAGGCCCTCACCGAGGAATACGGCATTGATCTCGGAGGCGAGAAGTGA